The following are encoded in a window of Cygnus atratus isolate AKBS03 ecotype Queensland, Australia chromosome 20, CAtr_DNAZoo_HiC_assembly, whole genome shotgun sequence genomic DNA:
- the MIS12 gene encoding protein MIS12 homolog has protein sequence MSVSPMAYETQFFGFTPQTCMLRIYLAFQDYLLEMMAVVESVVLKKLDASPGGRVSRLDVRKSTEKFLRFMKDHFDQLFGKMEEVLLQLVLSIPPNVLLPEDKVHQQYPYSEEQFQALQDEISHLRQGCRAEAAAGQALRAELEEQKAVQAELERILQWFDGLENTCREHGTSNFRESFAFLTQNSKKLQDVLKDVKEKSKKIKRGDE, from the coding sequence ATGTCGGTCAGCCCCATGGCCTACGAGACGCAGTTCTTCGGGTTCACGCCGCAGACGTGCATGCTGCGCATCTACCTGGCCTTCCAGGACTACCTGTTGGAGATGATGGCGGTGGTGGAGAGCGTCGTGCTGAAGAAGCTGGACGCCTCGCCGGGCGGCAGGGTGAGCCGCCTGGACGTCAGGAAGAGCACGGAGAAGTTCCTGCGCTTCATGAAGGATCACTTCGACCAGCTCTTCGGGAAGATGGAggaagtgctgctgcagctggtgctcaGCATCCCCCCGAACGTGCTGCTCCCCGAGGACAAGGTCCACCAGCAGTACCCCTACAGCGAGGAGCAGTTCCAGGCGCTCCAGGACGAGATATCTCACCTGCGGCAGGGGTGCAGGGCCGAGGCGGCTGCCGGGCAGGCGCTGCGAGCcgagctggaggagcagaaggCCGTCCAGGCCGAGCTGGAGAGGATCCTGCAGTGGTTCGACGGGCTGGAGAACACCTGCAGGGAGCACGGGACCAGCAACTTCAGGGAAAGCTTTGCGTTCTTGACGCAGAACTCGAAGAAGTTGCAAGATGTGCTGAAAGACgtcaaagagaaaagcaaaaaaataaagagaggagATGAGTGA
- the DHX33 gene encoding ATP-dependent RNA helicase DHX33 — protein sequence MLLREAIGDPLLRKYSVVILDEAHERTIHTDVLFGVVKAAQKKRKELGKLPLKVVVMSATMDVDQFSQYFNGAPVLYLEGRQHPIQVFYTKQPQSDYLQAALVSVFQIHQEAPSSQDILVFLTGQEEIEAMTKTCRDISKHLPDGCPQMMVMPLYASLPYSQQLRVFQAAPKGCRKVILSTNIAETSITISGIKYVVDTGMVKAKKYNPEIGLEVLAVQRVSKAQAWQRTGRAGREDSGICYRLYTEDEFEKFDKMTVPEIQRCNLASVMLQLLALRIPNVLTFDFMSKPSPDAIQAAIEQLDLLGAVERKEDQLVLTPVGKKMAAFPLEPKFSKTILLAPKFHCTEEILTIISLLSVDSVLYNPPARREEVQSVRKKFISSEGDHLTLLNVYRAFRNVSGNKEWCKENFVNSRNMLLVSDVRAQLRDICVKLSIPMESSRGDTANIRRCLAHSLFMNAAELQPDGTYSTVDSHQLVAIHPSSVLFHCKPACVVYNGLLHTNKCYMQDLCVVDADWLYDAAPDYFRRRLRTAKN from the exons ATGCTGCTGCGCGAGGCCATCGGGGATCCTCTGCTGCGCAAGTACAGCGTCGTCATCCTGGACGAGGCCCACGAGAGGACGATCCATACTGATGTGCTCTTCGGAGTGGTGAAAGCCGCCCAAAAGAAACGAAAGGAATTGGGCAAACTGCCACTAAAA GTGGTCGTCATGTCGGCTACGATGGATGTTGACCAGTTCTCCCAGTACTTCAACGGAGCTCCCGTTCTCTATTTAGAGGGCAGGCAACATCCCATTCAGGTCTTTTACACCAAACAGCCTCAGAGCGATTACCTCCAAGCAGCACTGGTGTCAGTCTTCCAGATCCACCAG GAAGCACCCTCTTCTCAGGACATCCTCGTGTTTCTGACTGGTCAGGAAGAGATTGAAGCGATGACCAAAACCTGTCGAGACATTTCCAAGCACCTCCCTGATGGCTGCCCGCAGATGATGGTGATGCCTCTTTATGCTTCTCTGCCTTACTCTCAACAACTCCGAGTCTTTCAGGCTGCCCCCAAG GGCTGCCGCAAAGTGATCCTCTCCACCAACATTGCAGAGACCTCCATCACCATTTCGGGAATAAAATATGTTGTGGACACAGGCATGGTGAAAGCAAAGAAGTACAACCCTG AAATTGGTCTGGAAGTGTTGGCAGTCCAGCGGGTGTCGAAGGCCCAGGCCTGGCAACGAACAGGGAGAGCAGGGCGGGAGGACAGCGGGATCTGTTACCGGCTCTACACAGAGGACGAGTTTGAGAAGTTTGACAAAATGACAGTACCCGAGATACAGAG GTGTAACCTGGCCAGCGTgatgctccagctcctggctttGAGAATTCCCAATGTACTCACCTTTGACTTCATGTCCAAACCATCTCCTG ATGCTATTCAAGCAGCAATCGAGCAGCTGGacctgctgggggctgtggaGCGAAAGGAAGATCAGCTTGTCCTAACTCCTGTGGGAAAGAAGATGGCTGCCTTCCCACTCGAACCAAAGTTCTCAAAA ACCATCCTCCTGGCCCCGAAGTTCCACTGCACAGAAGAGATTCTGACCATCATATCGCTGTTATCAGTGGACAGCGTCCTTTACAACCCCCCAGCCCGGCGGGAAGAAGTGCAGTCTGTCAGGAAGAAATTCATCTCCAGTGAGGGCGATCATCTTACCCTGCTCAACGTGTACAGGGCCTTCAGAAACGTCAGTGGCAACAAG gaatGGTGCAAAGAGAACTTTGTCAACAGCAGGAACATGTTGCTTGTGTCAGACGTCAGAGCTCAGCTCAGGGACATTTGTGTAAAG CTCTCGATCCCAATGGAGTCCTCCCGCGGGGACACTGCAAACATCCGCCGCTGCCTGGCTCACAGCCTCTTCATGAACGCCGCCGAGCTGCAGCCGGACGGCACGTACAGCACCGTGGACTCTCACCAGCTGGTGGCCATCCACCCCTCCTCTGTGCTCTTCCACTGCAAGCCAGCCTGCGTGGTGTACAACGGGCTGCTTCACACCAACAAGTGCTACATGCAGGACCTGTGTGTGGTGGATGCAGACTGGCTGTACGATGCGGCGCCCGACTACTTCCGCAGGAGGCTGAGAACGGCCAAGAACTGA
- the DERL2 gene encoding derlin-2, translated as MAYQTFRQEYLQVPPVTRAYTTACVLTTAAVQLELITPFQLYFNPELIFKHFQVWRLITNYLFFGPVGFNFLFNMIFLYRYCRMLEEGSFRGRTADFVFMFLFGGLLMTLFGLFVNLVFLGQAFTIMLVYVWSRRNPYVRMNFFGLLIFQAPFLPWVLMGFSLLLGNSIIVDLLGIAVGHIYFFLEDVFPNQPGGGRLLRTPSVLKAIFDTPEDDPNYNPLPEERPGGFAWGEGQRLGG; from the exons ATGGCGTACCAGACGTTCCGGCAGGAGTACCTGCAGGTGCCGCCCGTGACGCGGGCCTACACCACGGCCTGCGTGCTCACCACCGCCGCCGTG CAGCTCGAGCTGATCACGCCCTTCCAGCTGTATTTCAACCCCGAGCTCATATTTAAGCACTTTCAG GTATGGAGGTTAATCACAAACTACTTATTCTTTGGACCAGttggctttaattttttatttaacatgatCTTTCT ATACCGTTACTGCCGAATGCTTGAAGAAGGCTCTTTCCGAGGTCGGACGGCAGACTTTGTATTTATGTTCCTTTTTGGAGGACTTTTAATGACT CTTTTTGGCCTGTTTGTAAACCTGGTTTTCTTGGGTCAGGCGTTCACGATAATGCTGGTGTATGTGTGGAGCCGGAGGAATCCCTACGTCCGCATGAACTTCTTTGGTCTTCTCATTTTTCAAGCCCCATTTCTACCGTGGGTATTGATGGGCTTTTCACTGCTTTTGGGGAACTCCATCATCGTGGATCTTCTGG GCATTGCAGTTgggcatatatattttttcttagaggATGTCTTTCCCAATCAGCCTGGTGGAGGAAGGCTTCTGAGAACACCATCTGTCCT gaaagcaaTATTTGATACGCCAGAAGATGATCCTAATTACAATCCCTTGCCAGAAGAACGGCCAGGAGGATTTGCGTGGGGAGAAGGTCAACGCCTTGGAGGCTAA